One Tripterygium wilfordii isolate XIE 37 chromosome 10, ASM1340144v1, whole genome shotgun sequence DNA segment encodes these proteins:
- the LOC120007343 gene encoding uncharacterized protein LOC120007343 codes for MYGATIIVLRSLVKEGATNKIYGEAGGCLMSMKSFDFTFILRLMHKIMGISDMLCQTLQQKSLDILNAMNLVSMTKELLRTLQEKGFDHLLGHVKSICLKFAIDIPDMSTRYKEATGRYCQQNDDITVQHHYCIDIFKATVDYILDELRIGFNEESMGLLMLSSALDPRDNFNAFDPGRILLLAEKFYPVDFSGQDIYLSKCQLDHYRLDVVCHKKFQNMLTISELCRGLVETNKAGSYNLIDRLIRLILTLPVSTATTERAFSAMKFIKSDLRNKMENEYLNDSLVVFIEREIAETIDTNSIIDTFASSKDRKVLFS; via the coding sequence ATGTATGGTGCAACTATTATTGTGCTTCGATCTTTGGTTAAAGAAGGAGCTACAAATAAAATTTATGGGGAAGCTGGTGGTTGTTTAATGTCAATGAAGTCCTTTGATTTTACATTTATATTGCGTCTTATGCACAAGATTATGGGGATTTCAGATATGCTTTGTCAAACTTTGCAGCAAAAATCTTTGGAtattttgaatgcaatgaaTTTGGTCTCAATGACAAAAGAATTACTTCGAACACTGCAAGAAAAAGGTTTTGATCATCTCCTTGGGCATGTGAAATCAATTTGCTTGAAGTTTGCTATTGATATACCTGATATGAGCACTCGGTACAAAGAAGCTACAGGACGTTATTGCCAACAAAATGATGATATCACAGTTCAACATCACTATtgcattgacatctttaaagcTACGGTTGATTATATATTGGATGAGTTACGCATTGGATTCAATGAAGAGTCAATGGGACTGCTTATGCTCAGCTCTGCTTTAGATCCTAGGGACAACTTCAATGCTTTTGATCCTGGTCGTATTCTTTTACTTGCTGAGAAGTTTTATCCAGTTGACTTTAGCGGACAAGACATATATCTTTCGAAATGTCAGTTAGATCATTATCGACTTGATGTGGTTTGCCATAAGAAGTTTCAGAATATGTTAACAATTTCAGAATTGTGTCGTGGGTTAGTAGAAACAAACAAGGCAGGGTCTTATAATTTAATCGACAGGTTGATTCGTCTCATTTTGACTCTTCCTGTTTCCACGGCAACTACAGAACGTGCATTTTCAGCTATGAAATTCATCAAAAGTGATCTTCGTAACAAGATGGAAAATGAGTATTTGAACGATTCATTGGTCGTCTTCATCGAAAGAGAAATCGCAGAAACTATCGATACAAATTCGATAATAGATACCTTTGCTTCTTCAAAGGATCGAAAAGTCCTATTTTCCTAG
- the LOC120007344 gene encoding uncharacterized protein LOC120007344 encodes MDELTRHLQGEVSWCMLFADDIILVDEILLGANSKLEILRQTLESKGFKLSRTKIESMKCKFSKSRQGNEQSIELDGREVIKNMAFKYLGSIFQEDGDISDDIVNMIKNGWNKWKSASGVLCDRRIPLKVEGKIL; translated from the coding sequence ATGGATGAACTCACAAGACATCTCCAAGGTGAGGTATCTTGGTGCATGTTGTTTGCGGATGATATAATTTTAGTGGATGAGATACTATTGGGAGCTAATTCTAAACTTGAAATATTGAGGCAGACATTAGAGTCTAAAGGATTTAAACTAAGTAGGACTAAAATAGAATctatgaaatgtaagtttagtaagagTAGGCAAGGGAACGAACAATCAATTGAACTAGATGGAAGagaagtaataaaaaatatggCCTTTAAATATCTTGGATCGATTTTCCAAGAAGATGGAGACATAAGTGATGATATAGTTAATATGATTAAAAACGGGTGGAATAAGTGGAAGAGTGCATCTGGGGTTTTATGCGACCGAAGAATTCCCCTTAAGgttgaagggaaaattctatAG